A part of Sus scrofa isolate TJ Tabasco breed Duroc chromosome 15, Sscrofa11.1, whole genome shotgun sequence genomic DNA contains:
- the BIN1 gene encoding myc box-dependent-interacting protein 1 isoform X33 — MAEMGSKGVTAGKIASNVQKKLTRAQEKVLQKLGKADETKDEQFEQCVQNFNKQLSEGTRLQKDLRTYLASVKAMHEASKKLNECLQEVYEPDWPGRDEANKIAENNDLLWMDYHQKLVDQALLTMDTYLGQFPDIKSRIAKRGRKLVDYDSARHHYESLQTAKKKDEAKIAKAEEELIKAQKVFEEMNVDLQEELPSLWNSRVGFYVNTFQSIAGLEENFHKEMSKLNQNLNDVLVSLEKQHGSNTFTVKAQPSDNAPAKGNKSPSPPPDGSPAATPEIRVNHEPEPAGAATPGAALPKSPSQSSLPAVVVETFSATVNGTVESGSAAGRLDLPPGFMFKVQAQHDYTATDTDELQLKAGDVVLVIPFQNPEEQDEGWLMGVKESDWNQHKELEKCRGVFPENFTERVQ, encoded by the exons GTCCTCCAGAAACTGGGGAAGGCAGATGAGACCAAGGATGAACAGTTTGAACAGTGTGTCCAGAATTTCAACAAGCAGCTG AGTGAGGGCACCCGGCTGCAGAAGGATCTCCGAACCTACCTGGCCTCAGTCAAAG CCATGCATGAGGCCTCCAAGAAGCTGAATGAGTGTCTGCAGGAGGTGTACGAGCCTGACTGGCCGGGCAGGGACGAAGCCAACAAGATCGCAGAG AACAATGACCTGCTCTGGATGGATTACCACCAAAAGCTGGTGGACCAGGCGCTGCTGACCATGGACACGTACCTGGGCCAGTTCCCGGACATCAAG TCACGCATTGCCAAGCGTGGGCGGAAGCTGGTGGACTATGACAGTGCCCGGCACCATTATGAGTCCCTCCAGACTGCCAAAAAGAAGGATGAAGCCAAAATAGCTAAG GCCGAGGAAGAGCTCATCAAAGCCCAGAAGGTGTTTGAGGAGATGAATGTGGACCTGCAGGAGGAGCTGCCGTCCCTGTGGAACAG CCGGGTGGGTTTCTATGTCAACACTTTCCAGAGCATCGCGGGCTTGGAGGAGAACTTCCACAAGGAAATGAGTAAG CTCAACCAGAATCTCAATGACGTGCTGGTCAGCCTGGAGAAGCAGCACGGGAGCAACACCTTCACGGTCAAGGCCCAGCCCAG TGACAACGCCCCTGCAAAAGGGAACAAGAGCCCCTCGCCTCCGCCTGATGGCTCTCCTGCTGCCACTCCCGAGATCAGAGTCAACCACGAGCCTGAGCCAGCCGGGGCAGCCACACCTGGGGCAGCCCTCCCCAAGTCCCCGTCCCAG agTTCTCTCCCGGCGGTGGTGGTGGAGACCTTCTCAGCAACTGTGAACGGCACCGTGGAGAGCGGCAGCGCGGCAGGGCGCCTGGACCTGCCTCCAGGGTTCATGTTCAAG GTGCAGGCCCAGCACGACTACACGGCCACTGACACAGACGAGCTGCAACTCAAGGCTGGAGACGTGGTGCTGGTGATCCCCTTCCAGAACCCGGAGGAGCAG GACGAAGGCTGGCTCATGGGCGTGAAGGAGAGTGACTGGAACCAGCACAAGGAGCTGGAGAAGTGCCGGGGTGTCTTCCCTGAGAACTTCACAGAGCGTGTGCAGTGA
- the BIN1 gene encoding myc box-dependent-interacting protein 1 isoform X21: MAEMGSKGVTAGKIASNVQKKLTRAQEKVLQKLGKADETKDEQFEQCVQNFNKQLSEGTRLQKDLRTYLASVKAMHEASKKLNECLQEVYEPDWPGRDEANKIAENNDLLWMDYHQKLVDQALLTMDTYLGQFPDIKSRIAKRGRKLVDYDSARHHYESLQTAKKKDEAKIAKAEEELIKAQKVFEEMNVDLQEELPSLWNSRVGFYVNTFQSIAGLEENFHKEMSKLNQNLNDVLVSLEKQHGSNTFTVKAQPRKKTKLFSRLRRKKGSDNAPAKGNKSPSPPPDGSPAATPEIRVNHEPEPAGAATPGAALPKSPSQPTESPAGSLPSGEPSAAEGTFAVAWPSQTAEPGPAQPAEASEVAGGAQEPGEPAASEAASSSLPAVVVETFSATVNGTVESGSAAGRLDLPPGFMFKVQAQHDYTATDTDELQLKAGDVVLVIPFQNPEEQDEGWLMGVKESDWNQHKELEKCRGVFPENFTERVQ; this comes from the exons GTCCTCCAGAAACTGGGGAAGGCAGATGAGACCAAGGATGAACAGTTTGAACAGTGTGTCCAGAATTTCAACAAGCAGCTG AGTGAGGGCACCCGGCTGCAGAAGGATCTCCGAACCTACCTGGCCTCAGTCAAAG CCATGCATGAGGCCTCCAAGAAGCTGAATGAGTGTCTGCAGGAGGTGTACGAGCCTGACTGGCCGGGCAGGGACGAAGCCAACAAGATCGCAGAG AACAATGACCTGCTCTGGATGGATTACCACCAAAAGCTGGTGGACCAGGCGCTGCTGACCATGGACACGTACCTGGGCCAGTTCCCGGACATCAAG TCACGCATTGCCAAGCGTGGGCGGAAGCTGGTGGACTATGACAGTGCCCGGCACCATTATGAGTCCCTCCAGACTGCCAAAAAGAAGGATGAAGCCAAAATAGCTAAG GCCGAGGAAGAGCTCATCAAAGCCCAGAAGGTGTTTGAGGAGATGAATGTGGACCTGCAGGAGGAGCTGCCGTCCCTGTGGAACAG CCGGGTGGGTTTCTATGTCAACACTTTCCAGAGCATCGCGGGCTTGGAGGAGAACTTCCACAAGGAAATGAGTAAG CTCAACCAGAATCTCAATGACGTGCTGGTCAGCCTGGAGAAGCAGCACGGGAGCAACACCTTCACGGTCAAGGCCCAGCCCAG aaagaaaaccaaactgTTCTCCCGGCTGCGCAGAAAGAAGGGCAG TGACAACGCCCCTGCAAAAGGGAACAAGAGCCCCTCGCCTCCGCCTGATGGCTCTCCTGCTGCCACTCCCGAGATCAGAGTCAACCACGAGCCTGAGCCAGCCGGGGCAGCCACACCTGGGGCAGCCCTCCCCAAGTCCCCGTCCCAG CCCACAGAGAGTCCAGCTGGCAGCCTGCCTTCCGGGGAGCCCAGCGCTGCCGAGGGCACCTTTGCTGTGGCCTGGCCCAGCCAGACGGCCGAGCCAGGGCCTGCCCAA CCAGCAGAGGCGTCGGAGGTGGCGGGTGGAGCCCAGGAGCCTGGGGAGCCGGCAGCAAGTGAAGCAGCCTCC agTTCTCTCCCGGCGGTGGTGGTGGAGACCTTCTCAGCAACTGTGAACGGCACCGTGGAGAGCGGCAGCGCGGCAGGGCGCCTGGACCTGCCTCCAGGGTTCATGTTCAAG GTGCAGGCCCAGCACGACTACACGGCCACTGACACAGACGAGCTGCAACTCAAGGCTGGAGACGTGGTGCTGGTGATCCCCTTCCAGAACCCGGAGGAGCAG GACGAAGGCTGGCTCATGGGCGTGAAGGAGAGTGACTGGAACCAGCACAAGGAGCTGGAGAAGTGCCGGGGTGTCTTCCCTGAGAACTTCACAGAGCGTGTGCAGTGA
- the BIN1 gene encoding myc box-dependent-interacting protein 1 isoform X26, producing the protein MMRKVQACGGLSSWVVGARGWTRPQCVLQKLGKADETKDEQFEQCVQNFNKQLSEGTRLQKDLRTYLASVKAMHEASKKLNECLQEVYEPDWPGRDEANKIAENNDLLWMDYHQKLVDQALLTMDTYLGQFPDIKSRIAKRGRKLVDYDSARHHYESLQTAKKKDEAKIAKAEEELIKAQKVFEEMNVDLQEELPSLWNSRVGFYVNTFQSIAGLEENFHKEMSKLNQNLNDVLVSLEKQHGSNTFTVKAQPSDNAPAKGNKSPSPPPDGSPAATPEIRVNHEPEPAGAATPGAALPKSPSQPTESPAGSLPSGEPSAAEGTFAVAWPSQTAEPGPAQPAEASEVAGGAQEPGEPAASEAASSSLPAVVVETFSATVNGTVESGSAAGRLDLPPGFMFKVQAQHDYTATDTDELQLKAGDVVLVIPFQNPEEQDEGWLMGVKESDWNQHKELEKCRGVFPENFTERVQ; encoded by the exons GTCCTCCAGAAACTGGGGAAGGCAGATGAGACCAAGGATGAACAGTTTGAACAGTGTGTCCAGAATTTCAACAAGCAGCTG AGTGAGGGCACCCGGCTGCAGAAGGATCTCCGAACCTACCTGGCCTCAGTCAAAG CCATGCATGAGGCCTCCAAGAAGCTGAATGAGTGTCTGCAGGAGGTGTACGAGCCTGACTGGCCGGGCAGGGACGAAGCCAACAAGATCGCAGAG AACAATGACCTGCTCTGGATGGATTACCACCAAAAGCTGGTGGACCAGGCGCTGCTGACCATGGACACGTACCTGGGCCAGTTCCCGGACATCAAG TCACGCATTGCCAAGCGTGGGCGGAAGCTGGTGGACTATGACAGTGCCCGGCACCATTATGAGTCCCTCCAGACTGCCAAAAAGAAGGATGAAGCCAAAATAGCTAAG GCCGAGGAAGAGCTCATCAAAGCCCAGAAGGTGTTTGAGGAGATGAATGTGGACCTGCAGGAGGAGCTGCCGTCCCTGTGGAACAG CCGGGTGGGTTTCTATGTCAACACTTTCCAGAGCATCGCGGGCTTGGAGGAGAACTTCCACAAGGAAATGAGTAAG CTCAACCAGAATCTCAATGACGTGCTGGTCAGCCTGGAGAAGCAGCACGGGAGCAACACCTTCACGGTCAAGGCCCAGCCCAG TGACAACGCCCCTGCAAAAGGGAACAAGAGCCCCTCGCCTCCGCCTGATGGCTCTCCTGCTGCCACTCCCGAGATCAGAGTCAACCACGAGCCTGAGCCAGCCGGGGCAGCCACACCTGGGGCAGCCCTCCCCAAGTCCCCGTCCCAG CCCACAGAGAGTCCAGCTGGCAGCCTGCCTTCCGGGGAGCCCAGCGCTGCCGAGGGCACCTTTGCTGTGGCCTGGCCCAGCCAGACGGCCGAGCCAGGGCCTGCCCAA CCAGCAGAGGCGTCGGAGGTGGCGGGTGGAGCCCAGGAGCCTGGGGAGCCGGCAGCAAGTGAAGCAGCCTCC agTTCTCTCCCGGCGGTGGTGGTGGAGACCTTCTCAGCAACTGTGAACGGCACCGTGGAGAGCGGCAGCGCGGCAGGGCGCCTGGACCTGCCTCCAGGGTTCATGTTCAAG GTGCAGGCCCAGCACGACTACACGGCCACTGACACAGACGAGCTGCAACTCAAGGCTGGAGACGTGGTGCTGGTGATCCCCTTCCAGAACCCGGAGGAGCAG GACGAAGGCTGGCTCATGGGCGTGAAGGAGAGTGACTGGAACCAGCACAAGGAGCTGGAGAAGTGCCGGGGTGTCTTCCCTGAGAACTTCACAGAGCGTGTGCAGTGA
- the BIN1 gene encoding myc box-dependent-interacting protein 1 isoform X5, which produces MAEMGSKGVTAGKIASNVQKKLTRAQEKVLQKLGKADETKDEQFEQCVQNFNKQLSEGTRLQKDLRTYLASVKAMHEASKKLNECLQEVYEPDWPGRDEANKIAENNDLLWMDYHQKLVDQALLTMDTYLGQFPDIKSRIAKRGRKLVDYDSARHHYESLQTAKKKDEAKIAKAEEELIKAQKVFEEMNVDLQEELPSLWNSRVGFYVNTFQSIAGLEENFHKEMSKLNQNLNDVLVSLEKQHGSNTFTVKAQPRKKTKLFSRLRRKKGSDNAPAKGNKSPSPPPDGSPAATPEIRVNHEPEPAGAATPGAALPKSPSQLRKGPPVPPPPKHTPSKEVKQEQILSLFDDTFVPEISVTTPSQFEAPGPFSEQASLLDLDFDPLPPVASPVKAPTPSGQSIPWDLWEPTESPAGSLPSGEPSAAEGTFAVAWPSQTAEPGPAQPAEASEVAGGAQEPGEPAASEAASSSLPAVVVETFSATVNGTVESGSAAGRLDLPPGFMFKVQAQHDYTATDTDELQLKAGDVVLVIPFQNPEEQDEGWLMGVKESDWNQHKELEKCRGVFPENFTERVQ; this is translated from the exons GTCCTCCAGAAACTGGGGAAGGCAGATGAGACCAAGGATGAACAGTTTGAACAGTGTGTCCAGAATTTCAACAAGCAGCTG AGTGAGGGCACCCGGCTGCAGAAGGATCTCCGAACCTACCTGGCCTCAGTCAAAG CCATGCATGAGGCCTCCAAGAAGCTGAATGAGTGTCTGCAGGAGGTGTACGAGCCTGACTGGCCGGGCAGGGACGAAGCCAACAAGATCGCAGAG AACAATGACCTGCTCTGGATGGATTACCACCAAAAGCTGGTGGACCAGGCGCTGCTGACCATGGACACGTACCTGGGCCAGTTCCCGGACATCAAG TCACGCATTGCCAAGCGTGGGCGGAAGCTGGTGGACTATGACAGTGCCCGGCACCATTATGAGTCCCTCCAGACTGCCAAAAAGAAGGATGAAGCCAAAATAGCTAAG GCCGAGGAAGAGCTCATCAAAGCCCAGAAGGTGTTTGAGGAGATGAATGTGGACCTGCAGGAGGAGCTGCCGTCCCTGTGGAACAG CCGGGTGGGTTTCTATGTCAACACTTTCCAGAGCATCGCGGGCTTGGAGGAGAACTTCCACAAGGAAATGAGTAAG CTCAACCAGAATCTCAATGACGTGCTGGTCAGCCTGGAGAAGCAGCACGGGAGCAACACCTTCACGGTCAAGGCCCAGCCCAG aaagaaaaccaaactgTTCTCCCGGCTGCGCAGAAAGAAGGGCAG TGACAACGCCCCTGCAAAAGGGAACAAGAGCCCCTCGCCTCCGCCTGATGGCTCTCCTGCTGCCACTCCCGAGATCAGAGTCAACCACGAGCCTGAGCCAGCCGGGGCAGCCACACCTGGGGCAGCCCTCCCCAAGTCCCCGTCCCAG CTCCGGAAAGGCCCACCAGTCCCTCCGCCTCCCAAACACACCCCGTCCAAGGAGGTCAAGCAGGAGCAGATCCTCAGCCTGTTTGACGACACGTTTGTCCCTGAGATCAGCGTGACCACCCCCTCCCAG TTTGAGGCCCCGGGGCCTTTTTCGGAGCAGGCCAGTCTGCTGGATCTGGACTTTGACCCCCTCCCACCTGTAGCAAGCCCTGTGAAGGCGCCCACGCCCTCTGGTCAG TCAATTCCATGGGACCTCTGGGAG CCCACAGAGAGTCCAGCTGGCAGCCTGCCTTCCGGGGAGCCCAGCGCTGCCGAGGGCACCTTTGCTGTGGCCTGGCCCAGCCAGACGGCCGAGCCAGGGCCTGCCCAA CCAGCAGAGGCGTCGGAGGTGGCGGGTGGAGCCCAGGAGCCTGGGGAGCCGGCAGCAAGTGAAGCAGCCTCC agTTCTCTCCCGGCGGTGGTGGTGGAGACCTTCTCAGCAACTGTGAACGGCACCGTGGAGAGCGGCAGCGCGGCAGGGCGCCTGGACCTGCCTCCAGGGTTCATGTTCAAG GTGCAGGCCCAGCACGACTACACGGCCACTGACACAGACGAGCTGCAACTCAAGGCTGGAGACGTGGTGCTGGTGATCCCCTTCCAGAACCCGGAGGAGCAG GACGAAGGCTGGCTCATGGGCGTGAAGGAGAGTGACTGGAACCAGCACAAGGAGCTGGAGAAGTGCCGGGGTGTCTTCCCTGAGAACTTCACAGAGCGTGTGCAGTGA
- the BIN1 gene encoding myc box-dependent-interacting protein 1 isoform X18, producing MAEMGSKGVTAGKIASNVQKKLTRAQEKVLQKLGKADETKDEQFEQCVQNFNKQLSEGTRLQKDLRTYLASVKAMHEASKKLNECLQEVYEPDWPGRDEANKIAENNDLLWMDYHQKLVDQALLTMDTYLGQFPDIKSRIAKRGRKLVDYDSARHHYESLQTAKKKDEAKIAKPVSLLEKAAPQWCQGKLQAHLVAQTNLLRNQAEEELIKAQKVFEEMNVDLQEELPSLWNSRVGFYVNTFQSIAGLEENFHKEMSKLNQNLNDVLVSLEKQHGSNTFTVKAQPRKKTKLFSRLRRKKGSDNAPAKGNKSPSPPPDGSPAATPEIRVNHEPEPAGAATPGAALPKSPSQLRKGPPVPPPPKHTPSKEVKQEQILSLFDDTFVPEISVTTPSQSSLPAVVVETFSATVNGTVESGSAAGRLDLPPGFMFKVQAQHDYTATDTDELQLKAGDVVLVIPFQNPEEQDEGWLMGVKESDWNQHKELEKCRGVFPENFTERVQ from the exons GTCCTCCAGAAACTGGGGAAGGCAGATGAGACCAAGGATGAACAGTTTGAACAGTGTGTCCAGAATTTCAACAAGCAGCTG AGTGAGGGCACCCGGCTGCAGAAGGATCTCCGAACCTACCTGGCCTCAGTCAAAG CCATGCATGAGGCCTCCAAGAAGCTGAATGAGTGTCTGCAGGAGGTGTACGAGCCTGACTGGCCGGGCAGGGACGAAGCCAACAAGATCGCAGAG AACAATGACCTGCTCTGGATGGATTACCACCAAAAGCTGGTGGACCAGGCGCTGCTGACCATGGACACGTACCTGGGCCAGTTCCCGGACATCAAG TCACGCATTGCCAAGCGTGGGCGGAAGCTGGTGGACTATGACAGTGCCCGGCACCATTATGAGTCCCTCCAGACTGCCAAAAAGAAGGATGAAGCCAAAATAGCTAAG cctgtctcGCTGCTTGAGAAGGCCGCCCCCCAGTGGTGCCAAGGCAAACTGCAGGCTCATCTGGTAGCTCAAACTAACCTGCTCCGAAATCAG GCCGAGGAAGAGCTCATCAAAGCCCAGAAGGTGTTTGAGGAGATGAATGTGGACCTGCAGGAGGAGCTGCCGTCCCTGTGGAACAG CCGGGTGGGTTTCTATGTCAACACTTTCCAGAGCATCGCGGGCTTGGAGGAGAACTTCCACAAGGAAATGAGTAAG CTCAACCAGAATCTCAATGACGTGCTGGTCAGCCTGGAGAAGCAGCACGGGAGCAACACCTTCACGGTCAAGGCCCAGCCCAG aaagaaaaccaaactgTTCTCCCGGCTGCGCAGAAAGAAGGGCAG TGACAACGCCCCTGCAAAAGGGAACAAGAGCCCCTCGCCTCCGCCTGATGGCTCTCCTGCTGCCACTCCCGAGATCAGAGTCAACCACGAGCCTGAGCCAGCCGGGGCAGCCACACCTGGGGCAGCCCTCCCCAAGTCCCCGTCCCAG CTCCGGAAAGGCCCACCAGTCCCTCCGCCTCCCAAACACACCCCGTCCAAGGAGGTCAAGCAGGAGCAGATCCTCAGCCTGTTTGACGACACGTTTGTCCCTGAGATCAGCGTGACCACCCCCTCCCAG agTTCTCTCCCGGCGGTGGTGGTGGAGACCTTCTCAGCAACTGTGAACGGCACCGTGGAGAGCGGCAGCGCGGCAGGGCGCCTGGACCTGCCTCCAGGGTTCATGTTCAAG GTGCAGGCCCAGCACGACTACACGGCCACTGACACAGACGAGCTGCAACTCAAGGCTGGAGACGTGGTGCTGGTGATCCCCTTCCAGAACCCGGAGGAGCAG GACGAAGGCTGGCTCATGGGCGTGAAGGAGAGTGACTGGAACCAGCACAAGGAGCTGGAGAAGTGCCGGGGTGTCTTCCCTGAGAACTTCACAGAGCGTGTGCAGTGA
- the BIN1 gene encoding myc box-dependent-interacting protein 1 isoform X20: MMRKVLQKLGKADETKDEQFEQCVQNFNKQLSEGTRLQKDLRTYLASVKAMHEASKKLNECLQEVYEPDWPGRDEANKIAENNDLLWMDYHQKLVDQALLTMDTYLGQFPDIKSRIAKRGRKLVDYDSARHHYESLQTAKKKDEAKIAKAEEELIKAQKVFEEMNVDLQEELPSLWNSRVGFYVNTFQSIAGLEENFHKEMSKLNQNLNDVLVSLEKQHGSNTFTVKAQPSDNAPAKGNKSPSPPPDGSPAATPEIRVNHEPEPAGAATPGAALPKSPSQLRKGPPVPPPPKHTPSKEVKQEQILSLFDDTFVPEISVTTPSQPTESPAGSLPSGEPSAAEGTFAVAWPSQTAEPGPAQPAEASEVAGGAQEPGEPAASEAASSSLPAVVVETFSATVNGTVESGSAAGRLDLPPGFMFKVQAQHDYTATDTDELQLKAGDVVLVIPFQNPEEQDEGWLMGVKESDWNQHKELEKCRGVFPENFTERVQ; the protein is encoded by the exons GTCCTCCAGAAACTGGGGAAGGCAGATGAGACCAAGGATGAACAGTTTGAACAGTGTGTCCAGAATTTCAACAAGCAGCTG AGTGAGGGCACCCGGCTGCAGAAGGATCTCCGAACCTACCTGGCCTCAGTCAAAG CCATGCATGAGGCCTCCAAGAAGCTGAATGAGTGTCTGCAGGAGGTGTACGAGCCTGACTGGCCGGGCAGGGACGAAGCCAACAAGATCGCAGAG AACAATGACCTGCTCTGGATGGATTACCACCAAAAGCTGGTGGACCAGGCGCTGCTGACCATGGACACGTACCTGGGCCAGTTCCCGGACATCAAG TCACGCATTGCCAAGCGTGGGCGGAAGCTGGTGGACTATGACAGTGCCCGGCACCATTATGAGTCCCTCCAGACTGCCAAAAAGAAGGATGAAGCCAAAATAGCTAAG GCCGAGGAAGAGCTCATCAAAGCCCAGAAGGTGTTTGAGGAGATGAATGTGGACCTGCAGGAGGAGCTGCCGTCCCTGTGGAACAG CCGGGTGGGTTTCTATGTCAACACTTTCCAGAGCATCGCGGGCTTGGAGGAGAACTTCCACAAGGAAATGAGTAAG CTCAACCAGAATCTCAATGACGTGCTGGTCAGCCTGGAGAAGCAGCACGGGAGCAACACCTTCACGGTCAAGGCCCAGCCCAG TGACAACGCCCCTGCAAAAGGGAACAAGAGCCCCTCGCCTCCGCCTGATGGCTCTCCTGCTGCCACTCCCGAGATCAGAGTCAACCACGAGCCTGAGCCAGCCGGGGCAGCCACACCTGGGGCAGCCCTCCCCAAGTCCCCGTCCCAG CTCCGGAAAGGCCCACCAGTCCCTCCGCCTCCCAAACACACCCCGTCCAAGGAGGTCAAGCAGGAGCAGATCCTCAGCCTGTTTGACGACACGTTTGTCCCTGAGATCAGCGTGACCACCCCCTCCCAG CCCACAGAGAGTCCAGCTGGCAGCCTGCCTTCCGGGGAGCCCAGCGCTGCCGAGGGCACCTTTGCTGTGGCCTGGCCCAGCCAGACGGCCGAGCCAGGGCCTGCCCAA CCAGCAGAGGCGTCGGAGGTGGCGGGTGGAGCCCAGGAGCCTGGGGAGCCGGCAGCAAGTGAAGCAGCCTCC agTTCTCTCCCGGCGGTGGTGGTGGAGACCTTCTCAGCAACTGTGAACGGCACCGTGGAGAGCGGCAGCGCGGCAGGGCGCCTGGACCTGCCTCCAGGGTTCATGTTCAAG GTGCAGGCCCAGCACGACTACACGGCCACTGACACAGACGAGCTGCAACTCAAGGCTGGAGACGTGGTGCTGGTGATCCCCTTCCAGAACCCGGAGGAGCAG GACGAAGGCTGGCTCATGGGCGTGAAGGAGAGTGACTGGAACCAGCACAAGGAGCTGGAGAAGTGCCGGGGTGTCTTCCCTGAGAACTTCACAGAGCGTGTGCAGTGA
- the BIN1 gene encoding myc box-dependent-interacting protein 1 isoform X11, whose product MMRKVLQKLGKADETKDEQFEQCVQNFNKQLSEGTRLQKDLRTYLASVKAMHEASKKLNECLQEVYEPDWPGRDEANKIAENNDLLWMDYHQKLVDQALLTMDTYLGQFPDIKSRIAKRGRKLVDYDSARHHYESLQTAKKKDEAKIAKAEEELIKAQKVFEEMNVDLQEELPSLWNSRVGFYVNTFQSIAGLEENFHKEMSKLNQNLNDVLVSLEKQHGSNTFTVKAQPSDNAPAKGNKSPSPPPDGSPAATPEIRVNHEPEPAGAATPGAALPKSPSQLRKGPPVPPPPKHTPSKEVKQEQILSLFDDTFVPEISVTTPSQFEAPGPFSEQASLLDLDFDPLPPVASPVKAPTPSGQSIPWDLWEPTESPAGSLPSGEPSAAEGTFAVAWPSQTAEPGPAQPAEASEVAGGAQEPGEPAASEAASSSLPAVVVETFSATVNGTVESGSAAGRLDLPPGFMFKVQAQHDYTATDTDELQLKAGDVVLVIPFQNPEEQDEGWLMGVKESDWNQHKELEKCRGVFPENFTERVQ is encoded by the exons GTCCTCCAGAAACTGGGGAAGGCAGATGAGACCAAGGATGAACAGTTTGAACAGTGTGTCCAGAATTTCAACAAGCAGCTG AGTGAGGGCACCCGGCTGCAGAAGGATCTCCGAACCTACCTGGCCTCAGTCAAAG CCATGCATGAGGCCTCCAAGAAGCTGAATGAGTGTCTGCAGGAGGTGTACGAGCCTGACTGGCCGGGCAGGGACGAAGCCAACAAGATCGCAGAG AACAATGACCTGCTCTGGATGGATTACCACCAAAAGCTGGTGGACCAGGCGCTGCTGACCATGGACACGTACCTGGGCCAGTTCCCGGACATCAAG TCACGCATTGCCAAGCGTGGGCGGAAGCTGGTGGACTATGACAGTGCCCGGCACCATTATGAGTCCCTCCAGACTGCCAAAAAGAAGGATGAAGCCAAAATAGCTAAG GCCGAGGAAGAGCTCATCAAAGCCCAGAAGGTGTTTGAGGAGATGAATGTGGACCTGCAGGAGGAGCTGCCGTCCCTGTGGAACAG CCGGGTGGGTTTCTATGTCAACACTTTCCAGAGCATCGCGGGCTTGGAGGAGAACTTCCACAAGGAAATGAGTAAG CTCAACCAGAATCTCAATGACGTGCTGGTCAGCCTGGAGAAGCAGCACGGGAGCAACACCTTCACGGTCAAGGCCCAGCCCAG TGACAACGCCCCTGCAAAAGGGAACAAGAGCCCCTCGCCTCCGCCTGATGGCTCTCCTGCTGCCACTCCCGAGATCAGAGTCAACCACGAGCCTGAGCCAGCCGGGGCAGCCACACCTGGGGCAGCCCTCCCCAAGTCCCCGTCCCAG CTCCGGAAAGGCCCACCAGTCCCTCCGCCTCCCAAACACACCCCGTCCAAGGAGGTCAAGCAGGAGCAGATCCTCAGCCTGTTTGACGACACGTTTGTCCCTGAGATCAGCGTGACCACCCCCTCCCAG TTTGAGGCCCCGGGGCCTTTTTCGGAGCAGGCCAGTCTGCTGGATCTGGACTTTGACCCCCTCCCACCTGTAGCAAGCCCTGTGAAGGCGCCCACGCCCTCTGGTCAG TCAATTCCATGGGACCTCTGGGAG CCCACAGAGAGTCCAGCTGGCAGCCTGCCTTCCGGGGAGCCCAGCGCTGCCGAGGGCACCTTTGCTGTGGCCTGGCCCAGCCAGACGGCCGAGCCAGGGCCTGCCCAA CCAGCAGAGGCGTCGGAGGTGGCGGGTGGAGCCCAGGAGCCTGGGGAGCCGGCAGCAAGTGAAGCAGCCTCC agTTCTCTCCCGGCGGTGGTGGTGGAGACCTTCTCAGCAACTGTGAACGGCACCGTGGAGAGCGGCAGCGCGGCAGGGCGCCTGGACCTGCCTCCAGGGTTCATGTTCAAG GTGCAGGCCCAGCACGACTACACGGCCACTGACACAGACGAGCTGCAACTCAAGGCTGGAGACGTGGTGCTGGTGATCCCCTTCCAGAACCCGGAGGAGCAG GACGAAGGCTGGCTCATGGGCGTGAAGGAGAGTGACTGGAACCAGCACAAGGAGCTGGAGAAGTGCCGGGGTGTCTTCCCTGAGAACTTCACAGAGCGTGTGCAGTGA